The proteins below are encoded in one region of Brachyspira intermedia PWS/A:
- the pepT gene encoding peptidase T, giving the protein MKTYERFIKYTSFNTTSNSRNENQTPSTEGQRVFAEYLVNELKTMGIDNAYVDDKSFVYASIPASKGKEDKPKLGFIAHLDTNEDAPGENIKTNIIKNYDGKDIVLNKEKNIVLSSIKFDNLNKYIGNDLIVTDGTTLLGADDKAGIAEIMTMAEILMNDKTIEHGEIKIAFTPDEEIGEGIEYFDIEKFNADFSYTIDGGEIGEIEYENFNAASCKITVNGVNVHPGYSKNKMKNAILFAMEFNSMLPAEQKPQYTEKYEGFYHLSYIEGTEEKAELEYIIRDHDLEKFNHKKEFIKDICDFLNKKYGENTFICDIKDSYYNMKEKILPHMHLIDNAKKAFNECGIKDKIRPIRGGTDGARLSFRGLPCPNLSAGGENFHSRFEYIPVQSLEKMTEVILKIVSIYSN; this is encoded by the coding sequence ATGAAAACTTATGAGAGATTTATAAAATATACATCTTTTAATACTACTTCAAACAGCAGAAATGAGAATCAAACTCCAAGTACAGAAGGACAAAGAGTATTCGCTGAATATTTAGTTAATGAATTAAAAACAATGGGTATTGATAATGCTTATGTCGATGATAAATCTTTTGTATATGCTTCGATACCTGCATCTAAAGGAAAAGAGGATAAGCCTAAATTAGGATTCATTGCACATTTAGATACCAATGAAGATGCACCGGGAGAAAATATAAAAACTAATATTATCAAAAATTATGACGGTAAAGATATTGTTTTAAACAAAGAAAAAAATATAGTTTTAAGCAGCATAAAGTTTGATAATTTAAATAAATATATAGGCAATGATTTAATAGTAACAGACGGAACTACTCTTTTAGGTGCTGATGATAAGGCCGGTATTGCAGAAATTATGACTATGGCTGAAATTTTAATGAATGATAAAACAATAGAGCATGGAGAAATAAAAATAGCTTTCACTCCAGATGAGGAAATAGGAGAGGGTATAGAATATTTTGATATTGAAAAGTTTAATGCAGATTTTTCTTATACTATAGATGGCGGAGAGATTGGAGAAATAGAGTACGAGAATTTTAATGCTGCTTCTTGTAAGATAACAGTTAATGGTGTCAATGTTCATCCGGGATATTCTAAAAATAAAATGAAGAATGCTATTTTATTTGCAATGGAATTTAACTCTATGCTTCCAGCAGAACAAAAGCCTCAGTATACAGAGAAGTATGAAGGTTTTTATCATTTATCATATATAGAAGGTACTGAAGAAAAAGCAGAACTTGAATATATTATAAGAGATCATGATTTAGAGAAATTCAATCATAAAAAAGAATTCATAAAAGATATTTGTGATTTCCTAAACAAAAAATATGGCGAAAATACATTTATCTGTGATATTAAAGACAGCTACTATAATATGAAAGAAAAAATACTTCCTCATATGCATTTAATTGATAATGCTAAAAAGGCTTTTAATGAATGCGGTATAAAGGATAAGATTAGACCTATTAGAGGCGGTACTGATGGAGCTAGATTATCTTTTAGAGGATTGCCTTGTCCGAATTTATCAGCTGGAGGAGAAAATTTTCACAGCAGATTTGAATACATTCCTGTTCAGTCTTTAGAAAAAATGACAGAGGTAATATTAAAAATAGTAAGCATATATTCTAATTAA
- a CDS encoding thiamine pyrophosphate-dependent enzyme, with amino-acid sequence MANKYNLAEQENILESGNELAAIAAAQINYHVMGYYPITPSTQIAEYLDEMKANGRHTVCMIPGDGEHGAAGICYGATTAGGRVFNATSANGLLFAMEQLPVQAGTRFPMVLNVVNRTVSGPLDIKCDQSDIMMALNTGWIIIMAHTTQMVYDFNILALKIAEKAKLPIIVSSDGFFTSHQKKKIYLFKNDKDVQDFLGKYTPEVTSVEPGKNPVTIGPYMNEDELTGSKLQLSQALEDSRAIITEVFEEFASLSGRQYHPIETYNMEGAEVALMLCGSSYETGTLAVDEMRKANPNLKIGAFAITQIRPFPEKELQKLLANVKVVVVGDRQDSYSGMGGNMSTEIRAALKNDVNNKSSVVSRVYGLGGTEFTLEKAKELFDLGLKELANPGSVEKHSYLEQYMGHAGVEMKPIHEPLTLESQKSGITVTMNEQTHKLDVKVPPLRELTGKAYRYAQGHGACNGCGIFSGINTFMKGIEGDVVLLVHTGCSMVVTTGYPYSSYRTTYVHNLFQNGAATLSGVVEMYHERKRRGEIQGPEDPTFIMITGDGGHDIGMGPSIGAAIRNHKMIILEYDNEGYMNTGNQLSFSTPLGHRTSTSNVGKAEVGKQFGHKDVAQIFAGCHIPYIATGCEAYPMDLIKKAAKAQWYANNHGTAFVKLLITCPLNWKSPDDMGKDIIKAAVDCCFFPLYEVEHGITTITQMVADDKKLPVTEWLKMMGKTKHLLKNQEILDKFQKEVDRRWTRIKAMHESPVL; translated from the coding sequence ATGGCTAACAAATATAATCTTGCTGAACAAGAAAACATACTTGAAAGTGGTAATGAATTAGCAGCCATTGCAGCCGCTCAAATCAATTATCACGTTATGGGTTATTACCCAATCACTCCATCTACTCAAATTGCTGAGTACTTAGATGAAATGAAAGCTAATGGAAGACACACTGTTTGCATGATCCCTGGTGATGGTGAACATGGTGCTGCTGGTATCTGTTATGGTGCTACTACTGCTGGCGGTAGAGTATTCAATGCTACTTCTGCTAACGGTCTTCTTTTTGCTATGGAACAATTACCTGTTCAAGCGGGAACAAGATTCCCTATGGTATTAAACGTTGTAAACAGAACTGTTTCTGGTCCATTAGATATTAAATGTGACCAATCTGATATTATGATGGCTCTTAACACTGGTTGGATCATCATTATGGCTCATACTACTCAGATGGTTTACGACTTCAATATTCTTGCATTAAAAATTGCTGAAAAAGCTAAACTTCCTATCATAGTTTCTTCTGATGGATTCTTTACTTCTCACCAGAAGAAAAAAATATATCTTTTCAAAAATGATAAAGATGTACAAGACTTCTTAGGTAAATATACTCCAGAAGTTACTTCAGTTGAACCAGGAAAAAATCCTGTTACAATTGGACCTTACATGAACGAAGATGAATTAACAGGAAGTAAATTACAGCTTTCTCAAGCTTTAGAAGATTCTCGTGCTATCATTACTGAAGTATTCGAAGAATTTGCTTCTCTTTCTGGAAGACAATATCATCCAATAGAAACTTATAATATGGAAGGAGCTGAAGTTGCTTTAATGCTTTGCGGTTCTTCTTATGAAACTGGAACTTTGGCTGTTGATGAAATGAGAAAAGCTAATCCTAACCTTAAAATAGGTGCTTTCGCTATCACTCAAATTCGTCCTTTCCCTGAAAAAGAATTACAAAAATTATTAGCTAATGTTAAAGTAGTTGTAGTAGGTGACAGACAAGATTCATACTCTGGTATGGGTGGTAATATGTCTACTGAAATCAGAGCTGCTTTGAAAAACGATGTAAACAATAAATCTTCTGTTGTAAGCAGAGTTTATGGTCTTGGCGGTACTGAGTTTACTCTTGAAAAAGCTAAAGAATTATTTGATTTAGGTTTAAAAGAATTAGCTAACCCTGGTTCTGTTGAAAAACATTCTTACTTAGAACAATATATGGGTCATGCTGGTGTTGAAATGAAACCTATACATGAACCTCTTACTTTAGAGAGTCAAAAATCAGGCATCACTGTTACTATGAATGAACAAACTCATAAACTTGATGTTAAAGTTCCACCTCTTAGAGAATTAACTGGTAAAGCTTATCGTTATGCTCAAGGACATGGTGCTTGTAACGGTTGTGGTATCTTCTCTGGTATCAATACTTTCATGAAAGGTATTGAAGGTGATGTTGTTCTTTTAGTACATACTGGTTGTTCTATGGTTGTTACTACAGGTTATCCTTACAGCTCTTACAGAACTACTTATGTTCACAACTTGTTCCAAAATGGTGCTGCTACTCTTTCTGGTGTTGTTGAAATGTATCATGAAAGAAAACGCAGAGGAGAAATTCAAGGACCTGAAGATCCTACTTTCATAATGATTACTGGTGACGGTGGTCATGACATAGGTATGGGACCTTCTATTGGTGCTGCTATTAGAAATCACAAAATGATTATATTAGAATATGATAATGAAGGATACATGAACACTGGTAACCAATTATCATTCTCTACTCCATTAGGACATAGAACTTCTACTTCTAACGTTGGTAAAGCTGAAGTTGGTAAACAATTCGGACACAAAGATGTTGCTCAAATCTTTGCTGGTTGTCATATACCTTACATTGCTACTGGTTGTGAAGCTTATCCTATGGATTTGATTAAGAAAGCTGCTAAAGCTCAATGGTATGCTAATAATCATGGTACTGCTTTTGTTAAACTTCTTATCACTTGTCCATTGAACTGGAAATCTCCTGATGATATGGGTAAAGATATTATCAAAGCTGCTGTTGATTGCTGCTTCTTCCCATTATATGAGGTTGAACATGGTATCACTACTATCACTCAAATGGTAGCTGATGATAAGAAATTACCTGTTACTGAATGGTTGAAAATGATGGGTAAAACTAAACACCTTCTTAAAAATCAAGAGATACTTGATAAATTCCAAAAAGAAGTTGACAGAAGATGGACTAGAATCAAAGCTATGCATGAAAGTCCTGTTCTATAA
- a CDS encoding 2-oxoacid:acceptor oxidoreductase family protein, translating into MKLPKVNDLGFFEIRLESIGGMGANSAGKMLAEVGVLTQGFYGAAFSSYGSEKKGSPVKSFVRFSDTEVRVNSTVEEPHVVAVFHMNLLKNPMTLAGVKEDAIVIFNTNKTPDEARDFAKLHGGKVVCVDAIKIANDLKLPSQAANTIIMGAMVNQLDFIDSAKFEEQIRKQFSGKKPELVEPNVEAFRRGGSDSVVKDFPADGKYPYIPYKKPEPVYGKNNQLTGGYINAAGNSTLKDLQVTRTGNIPVFNPKNCIDCANCEVVCPDLCIVWEKGPDRKDPNKIAMNMMGIDYQYCKGCLKCVRACPKGPYSGKFEKDQQALRIEVEADCNVDELTYSRYKK; encoded by the coding sequence GTGAAACTCCCAAAAGTCAATGATTTAGGCTTTTTCGAGATTCGTCTCGAAAGTATAGGCGGAATGGGTGCTAATAGTGCTGGTAAAATGCTTGCAGAAGTAGGTGTTTTGACTCAAGGTTTCTATGGTGCTGCATTCTCAAGTTATGGTTCAGAAAAGAAAGGTTCTCCAGTTAAATCTTTCGTAAGATTTTCTGATACAGAAGTAAGAGTTAACTCTACAGTAGAAGAGCCTCATGTTGTGGCTGTATTCCATATGAATCTTCTTAAAAACCCTATGACATTAGCTGGTGTTAAAGAAGATGCTATAGTTATTTTTAACACTAATAAAACACCTGATGAAGCAAGAGACTTCGCTAAATTACATGGTGGTAAAGTAGTTTGTGTTGATGCTATTAAAATCGCTAATGATTTAAAACTTCCTTCACAAGCAGCTAACACTATCATTATGGGTGCTATGGTTAATCAGCTTGACTTTATAGATTCTGCTAAATTTGAAGAGCAAATTAGAAAGCAATTCTCAGGCAAAAAACCTGAATTAGTAGAACCTAACGTTGAAGCTTTCAGAAGAGGCGGAAGTGATTCTGTAGTAAAAGATTTCCCTGCAGATGGTAAATATCCATATATACCTTACAAAAAACCAGAACCTGTTTATGGTAAAAACAACCAATTAACAGGTGGTTATATCAATGCTGCTGGTAACTCTACTTTAAAAGATTTACAAGTTACTCGTACAGGTAATATACCAGTATTCAATCCTAAAAACTGTATAGACTGTGCTAACTGTGAAGTTGTTTGTCCAGACCTTTGTATCGTTTGGGAAAAAGGACCAGACAGAAAAGATCCAAACAAAATAGCTATGAACATGATGGGTATTGATTATCAATATTGTAAAGGCTGCTTAAAATGTGTTAGAGCTTGCCCTAAAGGACCTTATTCAGGTAAGTTTGAAAAAGATCAGCAGGCTTTAAGAATAGAAGTAGAAGCTGATTGCAATGTTGATGAACTTACATACAGTCGTTATAAAAAATAA
- a CDS encoding methyl-accepting chemotaxis protein, whose translation MKKRFNSLNVQIPMVVNIFIALLLIISISTLVYMSKKAIDKSSYDGFGTTIKGYSTFFDSLIENQLILSDTYASFSFVINYMEYRNPADESNMLTVLKLIGAKNPYVKSLSLIEADGTILNNSEDNNIDVGKKVADLYPDLWRRYDPVKKPTLADAIYKDKDGKWITAIISPVKSKTDNTYLGGMMIILDWQKVIDEISITAGEVLTHWIRLWVFNKDTLLVMHNVPSEVGKLAPVEIKTIVNNTEGKLEFQNDGMTKVCLYNSLKDQPWKVAFSMPLSFIEQQSTNILKIGILIGVLGIIFSFVIGFLYIKKIISPLKILVEEAEEMSKGEFVLRKFKFKKNEIGDIAYSFKNMRDAMVKIINEVNATSEKINNAAANLTQGSDDLSARTDAQASSLEETASAIEEMASTIKSSAEHSVEGNDMMIASKKAVENGASVIAETTKNIEEVYESSEKIKSITKTIEDIAFQTNILALNASVEAARAGDQGRGFAVVASEVRNLAQNSQSSAKDITLLIENIYEKINKSAETARESQSIFNDIQSKIDGTAKIMQEISTTAVEQQTGVDQVNIAVSKIDGITQQNAALVDETTNYARELLEQSENLKSIMTFFKMD comes from the coding sequence ATGAAAAAGCGATTTAATAGTTTAAATGTACAAATACCTATGGTAGTTAATATTTTTATCGCATTGCTTTTAATTATTTCTATATCAACATTAGTATATATGTCGAAAAAAGCCATAGATAAATCTTCATACGATGGATTTGGAACTACAATAAAAGGATATTCCACTTTTTTTGATTCTCTAATTGAAAATCAGTTAATTTTATCAGATACTTATGCTTCTTTTTCTTTCGTAATAAATTATATGGAATATAGAAATCCTGCAGATGAAAGTAATATGCTTACAGTATTAAAACTTATAGGAGCAAAAAACCCATATGTTAAAAGCCTATCTTTGATAGAAGCTGATGGAACTATATTAAATAATTCTGAAGATAATAATATTGATGTAGGTAAAAAAGTAGCTGATCTGTATCCGGATTTATGGAGAAGATATGATCCTGTAAAAAAACCTACTCTAGCTGATGCTATATATAAAGACAAAGATGGCAAGTGGATCACTGCTATAATCTCTCCGGTTAAGTCTAAAACTGATAATACATATCTTGGCGGTATGATGATTATATTAGATTGGCAGAAAGTTATAGATGAAATATCCATTACTGCAGGAGAGGTTCTTACTCATTGGATAAGATTATGGGTATTCAATAAAGATACTTTACTTGTAATGCATAATGTACCAAGCGAAGTTGGTAAATTGGCTCCTGTGGAAATTAAAACAATAGTTAATAACACTGAAGGAAAATTGGAATTCCAAAATGATGGTATGACTAAAGTATGCTTATATAATTCCCTTAAAGATCAGCCTTGGAAAGTTGCTTTTTCTATGCCTTTGAGTTTTATTGAACAACAAAGTACAAATATATTAAAGATTGGAATTCTAATAGGAGTATTAGGAATAATATTTAGTTTTGTTATCGGATTCTTATACATTAAAAAGATTATTAGTCCTTTGAAAATACTTGTAGAAGAAGCTGAAGAAATGTCTAAAGGAGAATTTGTACTTAGAAAATTCAAATTCAAGAAAAACGAAATTGGGGATATAGCATATTCATTCAAAAATATGAGAGATGCTATGGTAAAAATTATTAATGAAGTTAATGCTACTTCAGAAAAAATTAACAATGCCGCTGCTAACCTTACTCAAGGAAGTGATGACTTATCAGCTAGAACAGATGCTCAGGCTTCCAGTCTTGAAGAAACTGCTTCTGCTATAGAAGAGATGGCTTCTACAATTAAATCATCAGCAGAACATTCTGTAGAAGGAAACGATATGATGATAGCTTCTAAAAAGGCTGTAGAAAATGGAGCAAGCGTTATAGCGGAAACTACTAAAAACATAGAAGAAGTTTATGAATCTAGTGAAAAAATAAAAAGTATTACTAAAACAATAGAAGATATTGCATTCCAAACTAATATACTTGCTCTTAATGCTTCCGTAGAGGCCGCAAGAGCTGGAGATCAGGGAAGAGGTTTTGCTGTTGTAGCTTCTGAGGTTAGAAACCTTGCACAAAACTCTCAGTCATCCGCTAAAGACATAACATTGCTTATAGAAAATATTTATGAAAAGATTAATAAATCTGCCGAAACTGCAAGAGAGTCACAATCTATATTCAATGATATACAGTCAAAAATAGATGGAACAGCAAAGATAATGCAGGAAATAAGCACAACCGCAGTAGAACAGCAAACAGGTGTGGATCAAGTAAATATAGCGGTATCTAAAATAGATGGTATAACTCAGCAAAATGCTGCTTTAGTTGATGAAACTACAAACTATGCTAGAGAATTATTAGAACAGTCAGAGAATTTAAAAAGTATTATGACTTTCTTCAAAATGGATTAA
- a CDS encoding PepSY-like domain-containing protein: MKKIICTILTLSVLSIYAYGASIALSEVPSKAIAFADKYFADYYLYRATEMGGSYSLIFKGGLKIYVNSNGEWRTVDGGGEEISIAYVEDKVRNAIKKEFPDEKVISIKKNSKNYDIEFKSRRKIAVDLEGNITKKGRW, translated from the coding sequence ATGAAAAAAATAATATGTACAATATTAACTTTATCTGTATTATCAATATATGCTTATGGTGCTTCTATAGCATTAAGCGAAGTACCTAGTAAAGCTATAGCATTTGCTGATAAATATTTTGCTGATTATTATTTATACAGAGCAACTGAAATGGGAGGTTCTTATTCTTTAATATTCAAAGGCGGACTTAAAATATATGTTAATTCTAATGGAGAATGGAGAACTGTAGACGGCGGCGGAGAAGAAATATCTATAGCTTATGTAGAAGATAAAGTTAGAAATGCTATCAAAAAAGAATTTCCTGATGAAAAAGTTATTAGTATAAAGAAAAATAGCAAAAATTATGACATAGAGTTCAAAAGCAGAAGAAAAATAGCTGTAGATCTTGAAGGCAACATCACTAAAAAAGGAAGATGGTAA
- a CDS encoding BrnT family toxin, with protein sequence MSFEDAIYVFSDKNALIMKDEEHSDYEDRFITMGNIKGKFIVVVIHTDRTKNSNEEVIRIISARYATKNEINQYYNRGDYE encoded by the coding sequence ATTTCATTTGAAGATGCAATATATGTTTTCTCAGATAAAAATGCCCTCATTATGAAAGATGAAGAACATTCTGATTATGAGGATAGATTTATTACAATGGGTAATATTAAAGGAAAGTTTATTGTTGTTGTAATTCATACAGATAGAACAAAAAATTCTAATGAAGAAGTTATAAGAATCATATCAGCAAGGTATGCAACTAAAAACGAAATTAATCAATATTATAATAGGGGGGATTATGAGTGA
- the trmD gene encoding tRNA (guanosine(37)-N1)-methyltransferase TrmD, with protein MIIDILTLFPKFYESTTSFGVISMALNEKKIDLNIEDMRIYGEGNYKKCDDYPYGGGPGMIMTYNIFKKYFDSHKKGYTIIFSPSGKTLTQQKIKELAYKEHITMILGHYEGIDYRVEEKYADEALSIGDYVLSGGEIPALLLLDAIARYKGVMNNEESVISDTFEENSNGLLEYEQYTRPPEIDDMKVPEILLSGNHKNIDEYRRKRSIIKTFANRADLFSKINLNKKDIETIFEYLKENNNK; from the coding sequence ATGATAATAGATATTCTTACACTTTTTCCAAAATTTTATGAAAGCACCACTTCTTTCGGTGTTATATCAATGGCTCTCAATGAAAAAAAAATAGATTTAAATATTGAAGATATGAGAATCTACGGAGAAGGCAATTATAAAAAATGTGATGATTATCCTTATGGCGGAGGTCCCGGAATGATTATGACTTATAATATATTTAAAAAATATTTTGACAGTCATAAAAAAGGATATACAATTATTTTCTCGCCTTCAGGAAAAACTCTCACTCAGCAGAAAATAAAAGAACTTGCATATAAAGAACATATAACAATGATACTAGGACATTATGAAGGAATAGATTACAGAGTTGAAGAGAAATATGCAGATGAGGCTTTAAGTATAGGCGATTATGTATTAAGCGGAGGAGAGATACCTGCTCTTTTATTGCTAGATGCTATTGCAAGATATAAAGGCGTTATGAATAATGAAGAGTCTGTTATAAGCGATACATTTGAAGAAAACAGCAATGGACTTTTAGAATATGAACAGTATACAAGACCGCCTGAAATAGATGATATGAAAGTGCCTGAAATACTTCTTTCTGGAAATCATAAAAATATTGATGAATACAGAAGAAAAAGAAGCATTATAAAAACTTTTGCAAACAGAGCAGATCTATTTTCAAAAATCAATCTTAATAAAAAAGATATAGAAACCATTTTTGAATATTTAAAAGAAAATAATAATAAATAA
- a CDS encoding GNAT family N-acetyltransferase, with the protein MKIRKTTVNDIDKILEIFDYARKFMAENNNPNQWVDGYPGKSDVELDIKNDSSYVCLDDNGEIIGTFSFAVGEDENYDKIYDGNWLNDKEYGTIHRIAVLGGRKGVASFCLNYCLGICSNIRIDTYKDNIPMLNFLKKEGFKQCGTIILKLNGGKRIAFQKTV; encoded by the coding sequence ATGAAAATAAGAAAAACTACAGTTAATGACATTGATAAAATTTTAGAAATATTTGATTATGCAAGAAAGTTCATGGCTGAAAATAATAATCCAAATCAATGGGTTGATGGATATCCGGGAAAGAGTGATGTTGAATTGGATATAAAAAATGACAGCAGTTATGTATGCTTAGATGATAATGGAGAGATAATTGGTACTTTTTCTTTTGCTGTAGGAGAAGATGAAAATTATGATAAAATATATGACGGTAATTGGCTTAATGATAAAGAATACGGCACTATACATAGAATAGCAGTACTTGGAGGAAGAAAAGGCGTTGCATCATTTTGTCTTAATTATTGTTTAGGCATATGCAGCAATATTAGAATAGATACTTATAAGGATAATATACCTATGCTTAACTTCCTTAAAAAAGAAGGTTTTAAACAATGCGGAACTATCATTTTAAAATTGAACGGCGGTAAAAGAATAGCATTTCAAAAAACTGTTTAA
- the rfaE1 gene encoding D-glycero-beta-D-manno-heptose-7-phosphate kinase, whose product MDLKDKAQKIIDAKVLVIGDLMLDRFTYGDVVRISPEAPVPVLHVNHEENYLGGAGNVARNISALLGNNNNDNIFIIGVIGHDKAADVIIDNMNCSNISSNGLVVDDTRSTITKTRIVAGTQQIVRIDEESTNPFSSNIVKNIEKAFIDNVDNYNVVIISDYAKGIITKQLSKKIIDTCNKKNKPVLVDPAIKHFSFYKKATLMTPNLKEAVEGAESKSPFYEFDEKAIKILGDNIIKKLSLSKLMITLGANGMALFDKEIKLKDKNVPYIIPTKAKSVFDVSGAGDTVISVLAMCLSVGLSFKDSSEIANAAAGVVVGKRGTSTLTLEELIDAL is encoded by the coding sequence ATGGACTTAAAAGATAAAGCCCAAAAAATAATAGATGCCAAAGTTCTTGTAATAGGCGATTTAATGCTTGACAGATTCACTTACGGAGATGTTGTAAGAATATCTCCTGAAGCTCCCGTACCTGTACTTCATGTAAATCATGAAGAAAATTATTTAGGTGGTGCTGGAAATGTTGCAAGAAATATATCAGCTTTACTCGGAAATAACAATAATGATAATATATTTATTATAGGTGTTATAGGACATGATAAAGCTGCAGATGTTATAATTGATAATATGAATTGTTCAAATATATCATCAAATGGACTTGTAGTAGATGATACAAGATCCACTATAACAAAAACTAGGATAGTGGCAGGTACTCAGCAGATAGTAAGAATAGATGAAGAAAGTACCAATCCTTTTTCTTCTAATATTGTGAAGAATATAGAAAAAGCATTTATTGATAATGTAGATAATTATAACGTTGTTATAATAAGCGATTATGCAAAAGGTATAATTACAAAACAGTTATCAAAAAAGATAATAGATACATGTAATAAAAAGAATAAGCCTGTATTAGTTGACCCTGCTATAAAGCATTTTTCATTTTATAAAAAAGCAACTCTTATGACTCCTAATTTGAAAGAGGCTGTGGAAGGAGCTGAAAGTAAATCTCCTTTTTATGAATTCGATGAAAAAGCCATAAAGATTTTAGGTGATAATATAATAAAAAAATTAAGCTTATCAAAGCTGATGATAACTTTAGGTGCTAATGGAATGGCTTTATTTGATAAAGAAATAAAACTCAAAGATAAAAATGTCCCTTATATAATACCTACAAAGGCAAAAAGTGTATTCGACGTTTCAGGTGCTGGTGATACAGTTATATCAGTGCTTGCTATGTGTTTATCAGTGGGTTTATCATTTAAAGATTCTTCTGAAATTGCTAATGCTGCTGCTGGTGTTGTTGTGGGTAAGAGGGGAACTTCTACTTTAACTTTGGAAGAATTAATTGATGCATTATAA